The following are encoded in a window of Telmatobacter sp. DSM 110680 genomic DNA:
- a CDS encoding discoidin domain-containing protein has protein sequence MTTSRRNFLKTTAIAGATVAVDPFSAFAELSPATATGTSQTTASGGAHAIEYTRGIGVYPGEPSADFGPTLVPDATTYRNLALLRPAYHSSSYDYNLTAQLITDGMKSEGLPKWIVVSEPSQGPISKENRETIVDHAPMNAMEFHGMRAHVDIQLGGGDSAPEIDRIQLFVVSPYQASAASLTFTISTSEDGRVWQTVGSASAPEPASTAGYPPDFCPPNHFFTPFITLNSVSRSRFYRIECAMGSANENAQASGATWKLGQVAFYKGDQRVEVGGPYSFTSAWMSAGTGQEWVYVDLGSKCQIDRVKLYWIARALQGSVQISDDAESWRDLQSLAGLSGAIDDLKLPQPASGRYVRVLMTQASSPTGYIVSELEVFGRGGFSAKPKSAPQPRGDGKQILAGGSWRIQRANLVNDAGEALSKPAFQDKDWLVATVPGTVLTSYANAGAIPDPNFGQNQLHISDSYFYSDFWYRTEFTAPSKLPQQFAWLNFDGINWKADVFLNGEKLGRIEGGFMRGQFDVSQKILPGRLNAIAVRIEKNATPGSCKQKTFEVCAKNGGGLGSDNPTYHASIGWDWIPTMRGRDIGIWGDVSLTITEAVTIENNFVSAKLPLPDTSSAELTIQTDLVNHEAHAFDGTLHFQMGEIRIEQPIHLAAGERKTIVLDPSSAPALHLKAPKLWWPVGYGDPFLYDAQLSVETGGKTIDKKAFQAGIRQMTYSEVGGDLRIWINGRRFIARGGNWGFGESMLRYRAREYDAAVRYHREMNFTMIRNWVGQIGDDAFYEACDRHGVVVWQDFWLANPWDGPEPDDNELFLRNVKDLVLRIRNHPSVGLYCGRNEGFPPPPLEQGIRKTLGDLHPDLHYIPSSADQVVSGHGPYWANPARFYFNAADKKLHSEIGAPNIPSLDSVRLMMPEKALWPQALDWGLHDFCLQGAMNGAGFRTIIENSYGGATTAEEWIRLAQYVNYDTYRAMFEAQSKYRMGVLLWMSHSCWPSFVWQTYDYYFEPTAAYYGCKKGSEPLHIQWNSAEETIEVVNYNAGKVTGLTASIEILNMDGKRVDLKTAPLDSAEDSTTTCFNMRYPNGLSQVHFLRLALGRGSEVLSSNFYMRGLQQNDFRAIRELPTPKLTTSTTSLRKADRWQLSTKLENTGDSPALMVRVKAVRQKTGDRILPAVYSDNYIALMPGESQTITTEVNEADTRGEKPAIVLA, from the coding sequence GTGACGACATCGAGAAGAAACTTCCTGAAGACTACCGCAATTGCGGGTGCGACTGTGGCGGTAGATCCGTTTTCCGCTTTTGCTGAACTAAGCCCCGCGACCGCAACTGGAACTTCGCAGACGACAGCGAGTGGCGGAGCGCATGCCATCGAGTACACGCGTGGCATCGGCGTCTATCCCGGAGAGCCGAGTGCGGATTTCGGCCCGACGCTTGTACCTGACGCCACAACCTATCGCAATCTAGCGCTTTTGCGACCGGCTTATCACTCCAGCAGTTACGACTACAATCTCACCGCCCAGCTCATAACCGACGGAATGAAGTCGGAAGGCTTGCCGAAATGGATCGTTGTTTCGGAGCCATCTCAAGGTCCGATATCTAAAGAGAATCGCGAAACGATTGTCGACCATGCACCCATGAATGCGATGGAGTTTCATGGCATGCGCGCGCACGTCGACATTCAACTTGGAGGCGGCGATTCAGCTCCGGAGATTGACCGCATCCAGCTCTTTGTCGTCTCCCCTTACCAGGCATCGGCAGCTTCGCTGACATTCACGATATCGACTTCCGAGGACGGACGCGTATGGCAGACGGTGGGCAGCGCCTCTGCGCCGGAGCCGGCCTCGACCGCGGGATATCCGCCGGACTTCTGTCCTCCCAACCACTTCTTCACTCCATTTATTACGCTGAACTCCGTCAGCCGGAGCCGCTTTTATCGAATTGAATGCGCAATGGGATCCGCCAACGAAAATGCTCAAGCCTCTGGAGCCACGTGGAAGCTCGGACAGGTAGCTTTTTATAAAGGCGATCAGCGGGTCGAGGTTGGCGGCCCTTACAGCTTCACCAGCGCATGGATGAGCGCCGGGACAGGCCAGGAATGGGTGTACGTGGACCTCGGCTCAAAGTGCCAGATCGACCGCGTCAAACTCTATTGGATTGCCCGTGCTCTTCAAGGTTCGGTGCAGATTTCAGACGACGCGGAAAGTTGGCGCGATCTCCAATCGCTCGCCGGCTTGTCGGGAGCGATCGATGATCTGAAGCTTCCACAGCCCGCTTCAGGGCGCTATGTTCGCGTGCTCATGACCCAGGCAAGTTCACCCACTGGATACATTGTGAGTGAACTCGAAGTCTTCGGCCGCGGCGGTTTCTCTGCTAAGCCCAAATCTGCTCCACAGCCCCGTGGGGACGGCAAACAGATACTCGCTGGCGGTTCGTGGCGCATCCAACGCGCAAACCTCGTGAACGACGCTGGAGAAGCACTATCGAAGCCCGCCTTCCAGGACAAAGACTGGCTGGTCGCGACGGTGCCCGGCACAGTGTTGACCTCTTATGCGAATGCCGGCGCGATTCCTGATCCCAATTTCGGACAGAATCAACTGCATATATCGGACTCCTACTTCTACTCCGACTTCTGGTATCGCACCGAGTTCACCGCACCATCAAAATTGCCGCAGCAATTCGCTTGGCTCAACTTCGACGGAATTAACTGGAAGGCCGACGTATTTCTGAATGGCGAAAAGCTGGGCAGGATTGAAGGCGGCTTCATGCGCGGCCAGTTTGACGTATCGCAAAAGATTCTACCGGGCCGCCTGAACGCGATCGCCGTTCGTATTGAGAAAAATGCAACGCCCGGCAGTTGCAAGCAGAAGACGTTTGAAGTCTGCGCGAAAAACGGCGGCGGCCTCGGATCCGACAATCCTACCTACCACGCAAGCATTGGATGGGATTGGATCCCCACAATGCGCGGGCGAGACATCGGAATCTGGGGAGACGTTTCGTTAACCATCACCGAAGCCGTCACAATCGAAAACAATTTCGTTTCCGCGAAGCTACCGCTTCCGGATACGTCGTCCGCAGAACTGACCATTCAGACCGATCTTGTTAATCACGAGGCTCATGCGTTCGATGGCACTCTGCACTTCCAGATGGGCGAAATACGGATTGAGCAACCCATCCACCTTGCCGCGGGGGAACGGAAAACGATCGTTCTGGACCCGTCTTCTGCGCCAGCGCTTCACTTGAAGGCTCCGAAACTTTGGTGGCCCGTGGGTTATGGCGATCCCTTTCTCTACGACGCGCAACTTTCCGTCGAGACCGGCGGAAAGACAATCGATAAGAAAGCCTTTCAAGCAGGAATCCGTCAGATGACTTATAGCGAAGTTGGAGGCGATCTGCGCATCTGGATTAACGGACGCAGGTTTATCGCCCGCGGTGGTAACTGGGGATTCGGCGAATCGATGCTTCGCTATCGCGCGCGCGAATACGATGCCGCTGTGCGCTATCACCGCGAAATGAATTTCACGATGATCCGCAACTGGGTCGGTCAGATTGGCGATGATGCATTCTACGAGGCCTGCGACCGCCATGGAGTTGTGGTGTGGCAAGACTTCTGGCTGGCCAACCCATGGGACGGTCCCGAGCCTGACGACAACGAACTCTTTTTGAGGAATGTCAAGGACCTCGTACTGCGCATTAGAAATCATCCTTCGGTCGGTCTCTACTGCGGCCGAAATGAAGGCTTCCCTCCCCCTCCCCTTGAGCAGGGGATTCGAAAGACCCTTGGGGATCTGCATCCAGACCTTCATTACATTCCGAGTTCCGCGGACCAGGTGGTGAGTGGACACGGGCCATATTGGGCTAATCCGGCGCGATTCTATTTCAATGCTGCAGACAAGAAACTGCACAGCGAAATCGGTGCGCCAAATATTCCATCACTCGACAGTGTGCGTTTGATGATGCCCGAGAAAGCGCTCTGGCCACAAGCACTCGACTGGGGCCTGCACGATTTCTGCCTGCAAGGCGCAATGAATGGTGCCGGATTCCGCACCATCATTGAAAACAGCTATGGCGGAGCGACGACTGCCGAGGAGTGGATCAGGCTGGCCCAATATGTAAACTACGATACCTATCGCGCCATGTTTGAGGCACAGAGCAAGTACCGCATGGGAGTGCTCCTCTGGATGAGCCACTCCTGCTGGCCGTCGTTCGTGTGGCAGACCTACGACTACTATTTCGAACCGACGGCTGCGTATTACGGATGCAAAAAAGGCTCGGAGCCGCTACACATTCAATGGAACAGCGCCGAGGAAACCATTGAGGTGGTAAATTACAACGCCGGAAAAGTCACCGGCCTCACGGCGTCGATTGAAATCCTGAACATGGATGGAAAGCGAGTGGACCTGAAAACCGCTCCGCTTGACAGTGCAGAGGATTCAACCACAACCTGCTTCAATATGAGGTATCCAAATGGACTGTCGCAGGTTCATTTCTTGCGCCTTGCACTCGGCCGTGGATCTGAAGTTCTTTCATCGAATTTCTATATGCGTGGACTGCAGCAGAATGATTTTCGCGCCATTCGCGAGTTGCCAACTCCAAAATTGACGACATCTACTACTTCGTTGCGTAAGGCAGATCGTTGGCAGCTTTCCACAAAGCTGGAGAACACCGGAGACTCGCCCGCCCTGATGGTGCGCGTGAAAGCAGTACGGCAAAAGACGGGTGATCGCATTTTGCCAGCAGTTTACTCAGACAATTACATCGCGTTAATGCCCGGAGAATCTCAAACGATCACCACTGAGGTCAACGAGGCTGATACACGCGGCGAGAAACCAGCCATCGTACTTGCCTGA
- a CDS encoding LacI family DNA-binding transcriptional regulator has protein sequence MVQRKSGHVTLLDIAQACGYSVSTVSIVLSEAPLSQNVAASTRDRIRKMATQLGYHPDAYARSLRRRRSQTIAVLAYDLSDPFCIPIVHGIQAGLQPGDYLPLLVDAQTQRKLFDSYLRMILERRAEGVIVIASWIFQETNLLEDVEKNQVPIVIVGRDLTPKKISSLLVDNEAGGALAMRHLIDLGHRQIAIVRGPEELFDTEPRWAGVQRTAVDAGIHLDRRLVFQLPNLTDSISGFEGGLRFSKEMIASGRAFTAVLAFDDLTALGVIRGLSDAGLNVPGDCSVVGFDDVLPAAVSTPGVTTIRQPLHEMGLMASEWTLEALKSREQNRKPVKLYKAPPELVVRTSTAPRMPASRRSGPPKSRLTI, from the coding sequence ATGGTCCAACGCAAATCCGGCCACGTGACTCTTTTGGATATCGCACAGGCATGCGGATACTCCGTCTCAACGGTCTCCATCGTCCTGAGCGAAGCTCCGCTTTCACAAAACGTCGCCGCCTCGACTCGCGACCGAATCCGGAAAATGGCAACTCAGCTCGGGTATCATCCCGATGCCTATGCTCGTTCTCTACGCCGTCGTCGCAGCCAGACTATCGCCGTGCTTGCGTATGATCTGTCAGACCCGTTTTGCATCCCCATTGTTCATGGAATACAGGCCGGCCTTCAGCCAGGGGATTATCTACCTCTTCTCGTCGACGCGCAGACGCAGCGCAAACTCTTCGACAGTTATCTCAGGATGATTCTCGAGCGAAGGGCTGAGGGCGTCATTGTGATTGCTAGTTGGATCTTCCAGGAAACAAATCTGCTGGAAGATGTCGAAAAGAATCAAGTTCCAATTGTCATCGTGGGGCGTGATCTCACCCCAAAGAAGATCAGCTCTTTGCTCGTAGATAACGAAGCAGGCGGCGCGCTGGCCATGCGCCATCTCATCGATCTTGGACATCGCCAAATCGCTATCGTTCGTGGACCAGAAGAGCTTTTTGATACAGAGCCGCGTTGGGCTGGAGTGCAACGCACCGCGGTGGATGCGGGGATTCACCTTGATCGCCGGCTAGTGTTTCAGCTTCCAAACCTGACGGATTCAATCTCGGGGTTTGAAGGAGGATTGCGCTTCTCAAAGGAGATGATTGCATCTGGACGTGCATTCACAGCCGTTTTGGCATTCGACGATCTCACCGCGCTCGGCGTCATACGTGGGCTCTCCGATGCGGGCCTGAACGTACCCGGCGATTGTTCGGTGGTTGGTTTTGATGATGTACTGCCAGCCGCCGTTTCCACTCCCGGCGTCACCACCATTCGCCAACCGCTCCATGAAATGGGTCTAATGGCTTCGGAATGGACTTTAGAGGCTCTCAAGTCTCGCGAACAGAATAGGAAGCCAGTCAAACTGTACAA
- a CDS encoding carboxypeptidase regulatory-like domain-containing protein, with the protein MNVQCARTAGTRFLFLICVLIAFTSGAFAQAGRGSISGLVTDPSGAIIQGASVVAQSQATGLKLTTTSNSSGLYSFISLAPGKYQVTASAKGFETLVEKNITVSVDQVSEINLALKIGSASELVNVNGATALVEASNSTVGQLINADTIDRVPLLTRNVYDLIQLSAGVTPANGAPNSSSSFAIQNISSGRPGVDVSSYTINGAIVGSVYFMVDGSPLGIAENNVAAIIPALDIPEDGVEETRVETQNTPASYQSGGAGVISLVTKSGTNNFHGDLFGVFRPDVLAANEYFNKQSQIASGTSNTPPSFHRYQEGGAFGGPILHDKLFIFGDYEATQQQQFDGSNYFVVPTTAERTGDFSADSFTIYDPTQPDNPDGTRQAFANNTISNPNPIALKFLSEFPKCNYPNPTTCDASSDDVSLNYFAPGLDPTSAQRFDVRMDWVKSERQRVFGRFSFDRLFTSTYNAFHNMWDLNYAQNVTNGRNFLLADDLTLSPTTFLQLRYSFTRHYENQGGDPRQNGFDITTLGFPSSLAAEEVYKLLPFVIFNDNGSGIGGTADYNTFQYASENNDANVSVTKVLNKHELSAGFEYMKRFLNVGQPPAASGSYAFDISATDQQTNPASGNYVGGSDFASFLTGMGTPPGTESGNYPNFTKDLFAAEASPYYAAFVEDTFRPNTTLTITAGLRWDIFGGKTERHNRFEYFNPTASATAAGVSYTGAEAYVTSGNRSPFTTNMKDLGPRIGIAWQPVKSLVIRAGGGIYFGPSPHMVGGTGLDSDGFSSSTTWNATCFNADGNTVFNGSSACNGAAPGSPAPSFTGAYSLSDPFPGGVVPLIANPTGLANNLGNSLNTMLHSQRTPTTYNFNFGVEYELPHQVVFSAGYVGSRGLFLPLGTLDLNQLDLATIQKYNYSLCVDTSDPNCTMVANTWAPIQPSTNSNFGAATVPLWVSLQQYPQFGNGSYGAGNGVVVHGYPGGDSDYSSLQTKVQKRLTHHFTALASFTWAKLMTDDGNPPLGFVGTHLGSAQDARNLSLEHSISPQDVKYQFTGEVSYDLPVGKGRALDLSDVGNAVLGGWTGNLIAYLSTGVPIATPGVGAPISYFNQRPDLTCNPASGAPHTAATWFNYNCFAIPSSPFVPGNAPAYLDHVRTMGARDFDISLYKHFAFGKEKDIRFEVSSYNIANRAQLGTPGTPSITAVQSDPSQAAQFGLITSTVNQPRQFQFGSKFTF; encoded by the coding sequence ATGAACGTCCAGTGTGCGCGGACTGCGGGAACGCGGTTCCTCTTCCTTATTTGCGTGCTGATCGCCTTCACTTCTGGAGCCTTTGCGCAGGCTGGGAGAGGGTCAATCAGCGGGCTGGTAACCGATCCATCTGGCGCGATCATTCAAGGTGCCAGTGTTGTTGCGCAAAGCCAGGCGACCGGTTTGAAACTCACAACGACGTCCAATTCTTCCGGTTTGTATTCTTTTATTTCGCTCGCTCCCGGCAAATACCAGGTGACCGCAAGCGCGAAGGGTTTCGAAACACTCGTTGAAAAGAACATTACTGTCTCAGTGGACCAGGTCTCTGAGATAAATCTCGCGTTAAAAATTGGAAGCGCGAGCGAACTCGTGAACGTGAATGGCGCCACGGCTCTGGTGGAAGCAAGCAACTCAACGGTCGGACAGTTGATCAATGCCGATACAATCGATCGCGTTCCGTTGTTGACGCGAAACGTTTACGATCTCATTCAGTTGAGCGCTGGTGTCACCCCGGCCAATGGCGCGCCGAATTCATCGAGCTCGTTTGCCATTCAAAACATCTCCAGCGGCCGCCCTGGCGTAGACGTCTCTTCCTACACCATTAATGGGGCGATTGTTGGGTCAGTTTATTTCATGGTCGACGGCAGCCCGTTGGGGATTGCGGAGAACAACGTTGCCGCGATCATCCCTGCGCTCGACATTCCAGAGGACGGCGTTGAAGAGACCCGCGTGGAGACCCAGAACACGCCAGCGTCCTATCAGAGCGGCGGCGCTGGAGTCATAAGCCTTGTTACCAAGTCCGGCACCAACAATTTTCACGGCGATCTGTTCGGTGTTTTTCGGCCCGATGTGCTCGCTGCAAATGAATACTTCAACAAGCAGAGCCAGATCGCTAGTGGAACTTCTAATACGCCGCCGTCCTTTCATCGGTACCAGGAAGGCGGCGCATTTGGCGGCCCCATCCTGCACGACAAGCTCTTTATCTTCGGCGATTACGAAGCTACGCAACAGCAGCAGTTCGATGGCTCAAACTACTTTGTTGTTCCGACAACGGCGGAACGAACGGGGGATTTCTCGGCCGATAGCTTTACTATCTACGATCCCACGCAGCCGGACAATCCGGACGGAACGCGTCAGGCATTCGCGAACAATACGATTTCGAACCCGAATCCGATTGCATTGAAATTCCTGTCGGAATTCCCAAAATGCAATTACCCCAACCCAACTACCTGCGACGCAAGCTCTGACGATGTTTCGCTTAATTACTTTGCGCCTGGTCTTGATCCGACGTCTGCCCAAAGGTTCGATGTCCGGATGGACTGGGTCAAGAGCGAGAGGCAGCGGGTCTTCGGCAGATTCTCTTTCGACCGGCTCTTCACTTCGACTTACAATGCATTCCACAACATGTGGGACTTAAATTACGCGCAGAACGTGACCAATGGCCGCAACTTTCTGCTGGCGGATGATCTGACGCTTAGTCCGACAACATTTCTGCAGTTGCGCTATTCCTTCACCCGCCATTACGAGAACCAGGGCGGTGATCCGAGACAGAACGGCTTCGACATCACGACGCTCGGCTTCCCATCATCGCTGGCTGCGGAGGAGGTGTACAAGCTTCTTCCGTTTGTCATCTTCAACGATAATGGCAGCGGTATCGGCGGCACAGCTGACTACAACACCTTTCAATACGCCAGTGAGAACAACGACGCTAATGTTTCGGTGACCAAGGTTCTCAACAAACACGAACTTTCTGCCGGCTTCGAATACATGAAGCGGTTCCTGAACGTCGGTCAACCTCCGGCTGCTTCGGGATCTTACGCGTTCGACATTTCGGCAACTGACCAGCAGACCAATCCTGCGAGTGGAAATTACGTTGGCGGCAGCGATTTCGCATCATTCCTCACCGGAATGGGTACACCTCCAGGCACTGAGTCAGGGAACTATCCCAACTTTACAAAGGACCTCTTTGCCGCAGAGGCAAGTCCCTACTATGCCGCTTTCGTCGAAGATACCTTTCGGCCGAACACAACTTTGACCATCACCGCCGGTCTGCGCTGGGACATCTTTGGCGGGAAGACTGAGCGCCACAATCGCTTCGAATACTTCAATCCGACAGCATCCGCCACAGCAGCGGGAGTGAGTTACACAGGCGCCGAGGCTTATGTCACCAGCGGCAATCGCTCGCCGTTCACCACGAATATGAAGGACTTGGGGCCGCGCATCGGTATTGCGTGGCAACCCGTGAAGTCGTTAGTAATTCGTGCGGGAGGCGGCATCTACTTCGGGCCAAGTCCGCACATGGTCGGCGGAACGGGTCTGGATAGTGATGGATTCTCTTCATCGACAACCTGGAATGCCACCTGTTTCAATGCCGATGGCAACACCGTATTTAACGGCTCGTCCGCCTGCAACGGAGCTGCGCCCGGGAGTCCGGCACCGAGTTTTACAGGCGCCTACTCTCTGAGCGATCCGTTTCCCGGAGGAGTTGTTCCCTTGATTGCCAATCCTACCGGCCTCGCAAACAATCTTGGCAACTCGCTCAACACCATGCTGCATTCGCAGCGCACGCCGACTACTTATAACTTCAATTTTGGTGTCGAGTACGAGTTGCCGCATCAGGTGGTATTCAGTGCGGGGTATGTAGGAAGCCGTGGTCTCTTCTTGCCTCTTGGCACGCTCGACCTGAATCAGCTTGATCTCGCGACGATTCAAAAGTACAACTACTCGCTGTGCGTAGATACGTCTGATCCGAACTGCACGATGGTGGCGAACACATGGGCACCAATTCAGCCGTCAACGAATTCGAATTTTGGCGCGGCCACTGTTCCGCTCTGGGTCTCTCTGCAGCAATACCCGCAATTTGGAAATGGCAGCTATGGCGCCGGCAACGGCGTAGTTGTGCACGGCTATCCCGGCGGCGACTCTGACTATAGCTCGCTTCAAACAAAAGTACAAAAGCGTCTCACGCATCACTTCACCGCACTTGCTTCATTTACATGGGCCAAGCTGATGACGGATGATGGCAATCCACCGTTGGGTTTCGTTGGAACTCATCTCGGCTCGGCGCAAGATGCGCGCAATCTGAGTCTCGAGCACTCCATTAGCCCGCAGGATGTGAAATATCAATTTACCGGAGAGGTGTCATATGACTTGCCGGTTGGCAAAGGGCGCGCACTGGACTTGAGCGACGTGGGGAATGCAGTGCTTGGCGGGTGGACCGGAAACTTGATTGCTTATCTCAGCACCGGTGTTCCAATTGCAACGCCAGGAGTCGGTGCACCGATTTCGTACTTCAATCAGCGGCCTGATCTTACCTGCAATCCAGCCAGTGGCGCGCCTCACACCGCTGCAACCTGGTTCAACTACAACTGCTTCGCAATTCCTTCCAGCCCGTTTGTACCCGGCAATGCGCCGGCCTATCTTGATCACGTACGGACCATGGGTGCACGAGATTTTGACATTTCACTCTATAAGCACTTTGCATTCGGCAAGGAAAAAGATATCCGATTTGAGGTTTCCTCCTACAACATTGCCAACCGGGCGCAGCTTGGCACGCCCGGCACACCCAGCATCACTGCCGTTCAATCGGACCCGTCGCAAGCTGCTCAATTCGGACTGATCACGTCAACGGTGAATCAGCCCCGTCAGTTCCAGTTTGGATCGAAGTTCACGTTCTAA